From the Colletotrichum lupini chromosome 10, complete sequence genome, one window contains:
- a CDS encoding 54S ribosomal protein L3 — translation MASQMKRLRISRCTGQLLNAQARTHASPCLTPIPFRTQLHNSNPARTLSTSSPSLAAVAEEASSDASANNITTTTAQPVKSKSRNLPSPAPEKALQSAKLAALHARLSLPEKLPLQSLARTLVDPSADSNPNFNNANLAVVGGSLISYHVSEWLITHYPRLPMAILYEAMRAYGGSDSLYRVASQWGVESAAAPGGEVDPGLLQFSQNPAAHGVVHGRWGYVRKEHLELDKFKWRRSVSSRVILDDEFGDVLHKPRRNPLEPNPDPNDPALLKEQREKLRNDAYAAHVRAVTGAVYAHAGRDAVRAFIDAHILSRRVELEKLFSFRLPTRELAMLCAREGFEAPVARLESETGRLSRTPVYVVGIYSGRDKLGEGTGASLDFARLQASMNVLKAWYLYSPGAKVRVPSDMLIEGAKPWQPAHIDMGEII, via the coding sequence ATGGCGTCCCAGATGAAGAGGTTAAGGATATCAAGATGCACCGGGCAACTGCTCAACGCCCAGGCCAGGACACACGCCTCGCCGTGCCTGACGCCCATCCCCTTTAGAACACAGCTTCACAACAGCAACCCGGCGCGGACACTATCGACCTCCTCCCCGTCCTTGGCAGCAGTAGCAGAAGAAGCATCATCCGACGCCTCAGCCAAcaacatcaccaccaccaccgcccaaCCCGTCAAGTCGAAGTCGAGAAACCTCCCGTCACCCGCCCCCGAAAAGGCCCTCCAGTCGGCCAAGCTCGCCGCCCTCCACGCCCGCCTCTCCCTCCCCGAGAAGCTGCCCCTCCAGTCCCTCGCGCGCACCCTCGTCGACCCCTCCGCCGACTCAAACCCCAACTTCAACAATGCCAACCTCGCCGTCGTCGGCGGCTCCCTCATCAGCTACCACGTCTCCGAGTGGCTCATCACCCACTACCCGCGCCTCCCCATGGCCATCCTCTACGAAGCCATGCGCGCCTACGGTGGCTCCGACTCGCTCTACCGCGTAGCCAGCCAGTGGGGCGTCGAGAGTGCCGCCGCCCCCGGAGGCGAAGTCGACCCGGGCCTGCTGCAGTTCTCCCAGAACCCCGCGGCCCACGGCGTCGTTCACGGCCGCTGGGGCTACGTCCGCAAAGAGCACCTCGAGCTCGACAAGTTCAAGTGGCGCCGCTCCGTCTCGTCCCGGGTCATCCTCGACGACGAGTTCGGCGACGTCCTGCACAAGCCCAGACGGAACCCGCTCGAGCCCAACCCCGACCCCAATGATCCCGCACTCCTGAAGGAGCAGCGCGAGAAGCTCCGCAACGACGCCTACGCCGCTCACGTCCGCGCCGTCACGGGCGCCGTGTACGCCCACGCCGGCCGCGACGCCGTGCGCGCCTTCATCGACGCCCACATCCTCAGCCGCCGCGTCGAGCTCGAGAAGCTCTTCAGCTTCAGGCTGCCCACGCGCGAGCTGGCGATGCTCTGCGCCCGCGAAGGGTTCGAGGCCCCCGTCGCGCGGCTCGAGAGCGAGACGGGCCGTCTGAGCAGGACGCCCGTCTACGTCGTCGGCATCTACAGCGGGCGCGACAAGCTCGGCGAGGGCACGGGCGCCAGCTTGGATTTCGCGCGTCTGCAGGCGTCGATGAATGTCCTCAAGGCGTGGTACCTTTACAGCCCCGGCGCCAAGGTGCGGGTGCCGAGTGATATGCTGATCGAGGGCGCGAAGCCGTGGCAGCCCGCGCACATTGACATGGGAGAGATCATCTAA
- a CDS encoding variant SH3 domain-containing protein: MAHHHHLHARRHIAPRNPDFWSNVGDKFKDLNPFASNDEATTSNGGNLKIRQDDDDDDVTTTRRANTKKGRSTVIKTIYQTVTGDDAVAAPTSTTSTKLIVAQSPLPTRSKSTTVDSTETTIARAGAPIIKTADSSSTAIDAASTSSLPTVIEDPLTESIQTTLAIATDAPTFAKTTKTAATADNASIISSASPSATSTTDKSTSNETSGAAKAGIAIGVLAGVLVVFLLVFFLFNRRKKQMEQQRLADEDEKTHGFGAAAAAAGSQNPRAPRISLRPVTQFLPNLNLDKRASRGPAGGPAVNMNANLAPAAAALGLRNPGQGAWDRPATNQSSNPANPFGAQAERINGPIAEESVSSISLNEKPLPNVGEPAPGTAVSDIPANAAPNDASVAAGAAAVGAGAVAAGGLARKASTRKDGPKALDLTLPAPPAPLSTIPASPSGTTFSADSAGPGHQSNGSTGSAAIAAAGGPANTTVHRVQLDFKPTLEDEMELRAGQLVRLLHEYDDGWALCIRLDRSQQGVVPRTCLSTCPVKPRPPQAQGPNQGPPRGPHMGPGAPRGPGPNFPPGQRPMNPQGGPPYPRPESPAARPMNGGGRPQSPAGNGPMGPGGRPQSPGPRYQGPPGQRPQSPNGMGGRKPSPPGPTRIPQPSRMNPNGPPNGPMNGPMNGPMNGPMNGPMNGPPVQGRPGPPMGPVGRKPVPGQAV, encoded by the exons ATGGCTCACCATCACCACCTACACGCCCGTAGGCATATCGCGCCTCGCAACCCCGATTTCTGGAGCAACGTTGGCGACAAATTCAAGGATCTGAATCCCTTTGCCTCCAATGACGAGGCCACGACAAGCAATGGAGGTAATCTCAAAATCAGACaggacgacgatgatgatgatgtcaCGACCACACGGCGCGCTAATACGAAGAAAGGCCGCTCGACCGTTATCAAGACCATCTACCAGACCGTCACTGGTGATGATGCCGTCGCCGCCCCCACGAGCACCACCTCAACCAAGCTGATTGTCGCTCAATCACCCCTCCCAACGAGGTCGAAATCGACCACAGTTGACTCCACCGAAACCACCATTGCCAGGGCCGGCGCCCCCATCATTAAGACTGCCGACAGCTCATCCACCGCCATCGATGCTGCGTCTACCTCGTCGCTGCCCACCGTCATCGAGGATCCCTTGACCGAGAGCATCCAGACCACGCTCGCTATTGCCACAGACGCGCCCACGTTCGCAAAGACCACCAAGACTGCCGCCACTGCAGACAATGCTAGCATCATCTCCAGCGCTTCCCCTAGTGCAACGTCAACCACGGACAAGTCGACCAGCAACGAGACCAGCGGTGCCGCGAAGGCTGGCATTGCTATTGGTGTTTTGGCCGGTGTTCTCGTCGTGTTTTTActcgtcttcttcctcttcaacCGTCGCAAGAAGCAGATGGAGCAGCAGCGTCTGGCCGACGAGGATGAGAAGACTCATGGATTTGGGGCCGCCGCTGCTGCCGCTGGTAGCCAGAACCCCCGCGCTCCTCGTATCAGCCTGCGCCCCGTTACCCAGTTCTTGCCCAACTTGAACCTCGACAAGCGCGCCAGCAGAGGACCTGCCGGAGGACCTGCCGTCAACATGAACGCCAACCTGGCacccgctgccgctgctctGGGTCTTCGCAACCCTGGCCAAGGCGCCTGGGACAGACCGGCAACGAACCAGAGCTCGAACCCCGCGAACCCCTTTGGTGCTCAAGCCGAGAGAATCAACGGTCCCATCGCCGAGGAGTCCGTCAGCTCCATAAGCCTCAACGAGAAGCCTCTTCCCAACGTCGGCGAGCCTGCTCCGGGCACTGCCGTGAGTGATATCCCCGCCAACGCCGCTCCCAACGATGCGTCTGTTGCTGCAGGTGCTGCGGCAGTTGGTGCTGGAGCTGTCGCCGCTGGAGGTCTGGCTCGCAAGGCGTCGACCCGCAAGGACGGTCCCAAGGCACTGGACCTGACTCTGCCCGCGCCTCCTGCACCCTTGTCTACCATCCCTGCTTCTCCCTCTGGAACCACGTTCAGCGCCGACTCTGCCGGCCCTGGTCACCAATCTAACGGATCCACTGGCTCTGCTGCCATTGCCGCCGCTGGAGGTCCCGCCAACACCACTGTTCACCGCGTGCAGCTCGACTTCAAGCCCACTCTTGAGGATGAGATGGAGTTGAGAGCTGGCCAGCTTGTGCGCCTCCTCCACGAGTACGATGACGGCTGG GCGCTCTGCATTCGCTTGGATAGATCCCAGCAGGGTGTTGTACCGCGCACCTGCCTCTCCACTTGCCCGGTTAAGCCTAGACCTCCTCAAGCCCAGGGACCTAATCAAGGACCTCCTCGTGGTCCTCACATGGGCCCTGGTGCTCCCCGCGGTCCCGGTCCGAACTTCCCTCCTGGCCAGCGCCCCATGAACCCTCAGGGCGGTCCGCCGTACCCCCGCCCCGAGTCGCCCGCAGCTCGTCCCATGAACGGTGGTGGCCGACCTCAGTCCCCCGCCGGCAATGGACCTATGGGCCCCGGAGGCCGACCTCAATCCCCCGGTCCTCGCTACCAGGGTCCTCCGGGACAGCGACCGCAAAGCCCCAACGGAATGGGAGGTCGCAAGCCAAGCCCCCCGGGACCTACCAGAATTCCTCAGCCCAGCCGAATGAACCCTAATGGTCCCCCCAACGGTCCCATGAACGGCCCCATGAATGGACCGATGAATGGGCCGATGAATGGGCCGATGAACGGACCCCCAGTCCAGGGCCGCCCAGGCCCACCGATGGGACCTGTCGGTCGCAAGCCCGTCCCCGGACAGGCTGTGTAA